From a region of the Takifugu flavidus isolate HTHZ2018 chromosome 20, ASM371156v2, whole genome shotgun sequence genome:
- the abl1 gene encoding tyrosine-protein kinase ABL1 isoform X1: MGQQPGKFAGDQRRPSLPAFIKGARRESSRHATQPCNVFEVHEALQKPDLTEAARWNSKENLLAGPSENDPNLFVALYDFVASGDNTLSITKGEKLRVLGYNHNGEWCEAQTKNGQGWVPSNYITPVNSLEKHSWYHGPVSRNAAEYLLSSGINGSFLVRESESSPGQRSISLRYEGRVYHYRINTASDGKLYVSSESRFNTLAELVHHHSTVADGLITTLHYPAPKRNKPTIYGVSPNYDKWEMERTDITMKHKLGGGQYGEVYEGVWKKYNLTVAVKTLKEDTMEVEEFLKEAAVMKEIKHPNLVQLLGVCTREPPFYIITEFMTHGNLLDYLRECNREEVNAVVLLYMATQISSAMEYLEKKNFIHRDLAARNCLVGENHLVKVADFGLSRLMTGDTYTAHAGAKFPIKWTAPESLAYNKFSIKSDVWAFGVLLWEIATYGMSPYPGIDLSLVYELLEKDYRMDRPEGCPEKVYELMTACWRWNPAERPSFAETHQAFETMFQESSISDEVEKELGKKGKKATFGSIQQAPELPTKTRTLRKNMDTRDGDSPDPVEPEGAVSSPMLPRKERLLLDTNLNEDDRLLPKDKDKTRSGLLGLIKKKKKNAPTPPKRSSSFREMDAHHDRRGLIPDPRDGDCFNNGITLPINDLSPGLDSTKLLVTNNNGAVGITNGAPAFPGPLFPWKKGAPAVPGPGGKAATTPPNEEESMSNSKRFLWSSSMPVGSDGTEWKSVTLPRDLGQRHFDSGTFGGKPALPRKRNGEQKGEHTRRMGTLTPPPRLNTSPDLSSATLAKDTDPSPGSSPQALTPKAVRRPEVPGLDSLKTSALHAELLKANVFPALGAAAEESRARRQKHAVDSASVRERGKLQKPKPAPPPPPTSTKTSKVSRSPTHEPPSPSPTTSDIRAKLPSVSEPHHTTTASDQPRSPLSEGSKKLPLGSASKPQPLKTSSSSTSVSASLSSQSLGGFSSSLTSPGDQSSPTAFIPLVNTRRSLRKTAPRQASERTPNSAVTRDMVLEGTELLRAAICRNSEQTGSHSAVLEAGKNLSKYCMSYVDSIQQMRNKFAFREAINKLESSLRELQICPTATGGANAQQDFSKLLSSVKEISDIVQR, translated from the exons aAGCTCTTCAGAAACCAGACTTGACGGAAGCGGCCCGCTGGAACTCCAAAGAGAACCTGCTGGCCGGGCCCAGCGAGAATGACCCCAACCTGTTCGTGGCGCTCTATGATTTCGTGGCCAGCGGCGACAACACGCTCAGCATCACTAAAG GGGAGAAGCTACGTGTGCTGGGTTACAACCACAATGGCGAGTGGTGTGAGGCGCAGACCAAGAACGGCCAGGGGTGGGTGCCCTCCAACTACATCACCCCGGTCAACAGCCTGGAGAAGCACAGCTGGTACCACGGGCCCGTGTCGCGCAACGCAGCGGAGTACCTGCTCAGCTCCGGGATCAACGGGAGCTTCCTGGTCCGGGAGAGCGAGAGCAGCCCCGGGCAGAGGTCCATTTCTCTGCGCTACGAGGGGAGAGTCTACCATTACAGGATCAACACCGCGTCGGATGGCAAG CTCTATGTCTCCTCAGAAAGCCGCTTCAACACTCTGGCGGAGCTGGTGCATCACCATTCCACGGTGGCCGATGGCCTCATTACCACGCTGCACTACCCGGCACCGAAGCGCAACAAGCCCACCATCTATGGAGTATCTCCAAACTACGACAAGTGGGAGATGGAGCGCACTGACATCACCATGAAGCACAAGCTGGGAGGCGGGCAGTACGGGGAGGTGTACGAGGGGGTTTGGAAGAAGTACAACCTCACTGTGGCTGTCAAGACGCTAAAG GAGGACacgatggaggtggaggagtttcTCAAGGAGGCAGCTGTCATGAAAGAGATCAAACACCCCAACCTTGTGCAACTTCTAG GCGTTTGTACACGAGAGCCGCCGTTTTACATCATCACAGAGTTCATGACCCATGGTAACCTTCTGGATTACCTGAGGGAGTGTAACAGAGAGGAGGTCAACGCTGTGGTGCTGCTCTACATGGCAACACAGATCTCCTCAGCCATGGAGtacctggagaagaaaaacttcATACACAG ggaTTTAGCAGCCCGTAACTGCCTGGTCGGTGAGAACCACCTTGTAAAGGTCGCCGATTTTGGCCTGAGCAGGCTGATGACTGGAGACACGTACACGGCTCACGCTGGAGCCAAGTTCCCCATTAAGTGGACGGCACCAGAAAGTCTGGCTTACAACAAATTCTCTATAAAGTCTGATGTCTGGG CATTCGGTGTCCTGCTGTGGGAAATCGCCACCTACGGGATGTCCCCCTACCCTGGCATCGACCTGTCCCTCGTGTacgagctgctggagaaagaCTACCGCATGGACCGACCGGAAGGTTGCCCCGAGAAGGTGTATGAGCTCATGACAGCCT GTTGGAGGTGGAACCCTGCAGAACGTCCATCGTTTGCTGAAACACACCAGGCCTTTGAGACCATGTTCCAGGAGTCCAGCATCTCCGACG AGGTTGAAAAAGAACTGGGAAAGAAGGGGAAGAAGGCAACGTTCGGCTCCATCCAGCAGGCTCCAGAACTGCCCACTAAAACTAGAACCCTCCGCAAGAACATGGACACCCGGGATGGAGACAGTCCTG acCCAGTAGAGCCAGAAGGAGCCGTGTCTTCTCCCATGCTCCCCAGGAAGGAGCGCCTCCTCCTGGACACTAACCTGAACGAGGACGACCGCTTGCTGCCCAAAGACAAGGACAAGACCCGCAGCGGCCTTCTGGGCCTcatcaagaagaagaaaaagaacgcTCCGACACCACCCAAACGCAGCTCGTCGTTCCGAGAGATGGACGCCCACCACGACAGGAGGGGCTTGATTCCAGATCCTCGAGACGGCGACTGCTTCAACAACGGCATAACTCTGCCCATTAATGATCTGTCACCAGGCCTCGACTCAACAAAGCTGTTGGTTACTAACAACAACGGGGCAGTGGGCATCACCAACGGGGCTCCTGCCTTCCCAGGACCTTTGTTTCCCTGGAAGAAGGGAGCCCCTGCTGTGCCTGGACctggaggaaaagcagcaaCAACGCCACCAAATGAGGAGGAGTCCATGTCTAACTCGAAGCGCTTTCTCTGGTCCTCTAGCATGCCCGTCGGCTCTGATGGCACAGAATGGAAGTCTGTCACGTTGCCACGAGACCTGGGTCAGCGCCACTTTGACTCGGGCACCTTCGGGGGGAAGCCAGCTCTACCCCGCAAGAGAAACGGCGAGCAGAAAGGGGAGCACACCCGCCGAATGGGAACTCTTACCCCGCCACCCCGCCTGAACACCTCACCGGATCTTTCCTCTGCCACCTTAGCCAAAGACACTGATCCCAGCCCCGGGTCCAGCCCCCAGGCGTTAACACCCAAGGCGGTCAGGAGACCAGAGGTGCCGGGGCTGGACAGCCTAAAGACGAGCGCGCTGCACGCCGAGCTCCTCAAAGCAAACGTGTTCCCGGCGTTGGGTGCGGCTGCAGAGGAGTCCAGGGCCCGCAGGCAGAAGCACGCCGTGGACTCTGCATCTgtcagagaaagaggaaagttacAGAAACCCAAgccggccccgcccccaccgccCACCAGCACCAAAACCAGTAAGGTTTCCCGCAGCCCGACCCACGAGCCCCCCTCCCCGTCACCCACCACCTCGGACATCAGAGCTAAGCTCCCTTCAGTTTCAGAGCCACACCACACAACCACTGCCAGCGACCAGCCCCGCTCACCCCTGAGTGAGGGATCCAAAAAGCTCCCCCTTGGCTCCGCCAGTAAACCTCAACCGCTGaagacctccagctcctccacgtcAGTGTCCGCCTCCCTCTCCAGTCAAAGCCTGGGaggcttctcctcttccctcactTCCCCCGGCGACCAGAGCTCGCCCACCGCTTTCATCCCCTTAGTCAACACCCGCCGCTCCCTCCGGAAGACCGCGCCCCGCCAGGCGTCCGAGCGAACCCCCAACTCCGCCGTGACTCGCGACATGGTGCTAGAAGGCACGGAGCTGCTCCGCGCAGCCATTTGCCGCAACTCAGAGCAGACTGGTAGCCACAGCGCCGTGCTGGAGGCCGGTAAGAACCTGTCCAAGTACTGCATGAGCTACGTCGACTCCATACAGCAGATGAGGAACAAGTTCGCCTTCCGCGAAGCCATCAACAAGCTGGAGAGCAGCCTCCGGGAGCTGCAGATCTGCCCCACGGCCACAGGGGGCGCCAATGCGCAGCAGGACTTCAGCAAGCTGCTGTCTTCGGTCAAAGAGATCAGCGATATCGTTCAAAGGTAG
- the abl1 gene encoding tyrosine-protein kinase ABL1 isoform X2: MKMLEICLKLVGCKSKKGLSSSSSCYLEEALQKPDLTEAARWNSKENLLAGPSENDPNLFVALYDFVASGDNTLSITKGEKLRVLGYNHNGEWCEAQTKNGQGWVPSNYITPVNSLEKHSWYHGPVSRNAAEYLLSSGINGSFLVRESESSPGQRSISLRYEGRVYHYRINTASDGKLYVSSESRFNTLAELVHHHSTVADGLITTLHYPAPKRNKPTIYGVSPNYDKWEMERTDITMKHKLGGGQYGEVYEGVWKKYNLTVAVKTLKEDTMEVEEFLKEAAVMKEIKHPNLVQLLGVCTREPPFYIITEFMTHGNLLDYLRECNREEVNAVVLLYMATQISSAMEYLEKKNFIHRDLAARNCLVGENHLVKVADFGLSRLMTGDTYTAHAGAKFPIKWTAPESLAYNKFSIKSDVWAFGVLLWEIATYGMSPYPGIDLSLVYELLEKDYRMDRPEGCPEKVYELMTACWRWNPAERPSFAETHQAFETMFQESSISDEVEKELGKKGKKATFGSIQQAPELPTKTRTLRKNMDTRDGDSPDPVEPEGAVSSPMLPRKERLLLDTNLNEDDRLLPKDKDKTRSGLLGLIKKKKKNAPTPPKRSSSFREMDAHHDRRGLIPDPRDGDCFNNGITLPINDLSPGLDSTKLLVTNNNGAVGITNGAPAFPGPLFPWKKGAPAVPGPGGKAATTPPNEEESMSNSKRFLWSSSMPVGSDGTEWKSVTLPRDLGQRHFDSGTFGGKPALPRKRNGEQKGEHTRRMGTLTPPPRLNTSPDLSSATLAKDTDPSPGSSPQALTPKAVRRPEVPGLDSLKTSALHAELLKANVFPALGAAAEESRARRQKHAVDSASVRERGKLQKPKPAPPPPPTSTKTSKVSRSPTHEPPSPSPTTSDIRAKLPSVSEPHHTTTASDQPRSPLSEGSKKLPLGSASKPQPLKTSSSSTSVSASLSSQSLGGFSSSLTSPGDQSSPTAFIPLVNTRRSLRKTAPRQASERTPNSAVTRDMVLEGTELLRAAICRNSEQTGSHSAVLEAGKNLSKYCMSYVDSIQQMRNKFAFREAINKLESSLRELQICPTATGGANAQQDFSKLLSSVKEISDIVQR; the protein is encoded by the exons aAGCTCTTCAGAAACCAGACTTGACGGAAGCGGCCCGCTGGAACTCCAAAGAGAACCTGCTGGCCGGGCCCAGCGAGAATGACCCCAACCTGTTCGTGGCGCTCTATGATTTCGTGGCCAGCGGCGACAACACGCTCAGCATCACTAAAG GGGAGAAGCTACGTGTGCTGGGTTACAACCACAATGGCGAGTGGTGTGAGGCGCAGACCAAGAACGGCCAGGGGTGGGTGCCCTCCAACTACATCACCCCGGTCAACAGCCTGGAGAAGCACAGCTGGTACCACGGGCCCGTGTCGCGCAACGCAGCGGAGTACCTGCTCAGCTCCGGGATCAACGGGAGCTTCCTGGTCCGGGAGAGCGAGAGCAGCCCCGGGCAGAGGTCCATTTCTCTGCGCTACGAGGGGAGAGTCTACCATTACAGGATCAACACCGCGTCGGATGGCAAG CTCTATGTCTCCTCAGAAAGCCGCTTCAACACTCTGGCGGAGCTGGTGCATCACCATTCCACGGTGGCCGATGGCCTCATTACCACGCTGCACTACCCGGCACCGAAGCGCAACAAGCCCACCATCTATGGAGTATCTCCAAACTACGACAAGTGGGAGATGGAGCGCACTGACATCACCATGAAGCACAAGCTGGGAGGCGGGCAGTACGGGGAGGTGTACGAGGGGGTTTGGAAGAAGTACAACCTCACTGTGGCTGTCAAGACGCTAAAG GAGGACacgatggaggtggaggagtttcTCAAGGAGGCAGCTGTCATGAAAGAGATCAAACACCCCAACCTTGTGCAACTTCTAG GCGTTTGTACACGAGAGCCGCCGTTTTACATCATCACAGAGTTCATGACCCATGGTAACCTTCTGGATTACCTGAGGGAGTGTAACAGAGAGGAGGTCAACGCTGTGGTGCTGCTCTACATGGCAACACAGATCTCCTCAGCCATGGAGtacctggagaagaaaaacttcATACACAG ggaTTTAGCAGCCCGTAACTGCCTGGTCGGTGAGAACCACCTTGTAAAGGTCGCCGATTTTGGCCTGAGCAGGCTGATGACTGGAGACACGTACACGGCTCACGCTGGAGCCAAGTTCCCCATTAAGTGGACGGCACCAGAAAGTCTGGCTTACAACAAATTCTCTATAAAGTCTGATGTCTGGG CATTCGGTGTCCTGCTGTGGGAAATCGCCACCTACGGGATGTCCCCCTACCCTGGCATCGACCTGTCCCTCGTGTacgagctgctggagaaagaCTACCGCATGGACCGACCGGAAGGTTGCCCCGAGAAGGTGTATGAGCTCATGACAGCCT GTTGGAGGTGGAACCCTGCAGAACGTCCATCGTTTGCTGAAACACACCAGGCCTTTGAGACCATGTTCCAGGAGTCCAGCATCTCCGACG AGGTTGAAAAAGAACTGGGAAAGAAGGGGAAGAAGGCAACGTTCGGCTCCATCCAGCAGGCTCCAGAACTGCCCACTAAAACTAGAACCCTCCGCAAGAACATGGACACCCGGGATGGAGACAGTCCTG acCCAGTAGAGCCAGAAGGAGCCGTGTCTTCTCCCATGCTCCCCAGGAAGGAGCGCCTCCTCCTGGACACTAACCTGAACGAGGACGACCGCTTGCTGCCCAAAGACAAGGACAAGACCCGCAGCGGCCTTCTGGGCCTcatcaagaagaagaaaaagaacgcTCCGACACCACCCAAACGCAGCTCGTCGTTCCGAGAGATGGACGCCCACCACGACAGGAGGGGCTTGATTCCAGATCCTCGAGACGGCGACTGCTTCAACAACGGCATAACTCTGCCCATTAATGATCTGTCACCAGGCCTCGACTCAACAAAGCTGTTGGTTACTAACAACAACGGGGCAGTGGGCATCACCAACGGGGCTCCTGCCTTCCCAGGACCTTTGTTTCCCTGGAAGAAGGGAGCCCCTGCTGTGCCTGGACctggaggaaaagcagcaaCAACGCCACCAAATGAGGAGGAGTCCATGTCTAACTCGAAGCGCTTTCTCTGGTCCTCTAGCATGCCCGTCGGCTCTGATGGCACAGAATGGAAGTCTGTCACGTTGCCACGAGACCTGGGTCAGCGCCACTTTGACTCGGGCACCTTCGGGGGGAAGCCAGCTCTACCCCGCAAGAGAAACGGCGAGCAGAAAGGGGAGCACACCCGCCGAATGGGAACTCTTACCCCGCCACCCCGCCTGAACACCTCACCGGATCTTTCCTCTGCCACCTTAGCCAAAGACACTGATCCCAGCCCCGGGTCCAGCCCCCAGGCGTTAACACCCAAGGCGGTCAGGAGACCAGAGGTGCCGGGGCTGGACAGCCTAAAGACGAGCGCGCTGCACGCCGAGCTCCTCAAAGCAAACGTGTTCCCGGCGTTGGGTGCGGCTGCAGAGGAGTCCAGGGCCCGCAGGCAGAAGCACGCCGTGGACTCTGCATCTgtcagagaaagaggaaagttacAGAAACCCAAgccggccccgcccccaccgccCACCAGCACCAAAACCAGTAAGGTTTCCCGCAGCCCGACCCACGAGCCCCCCTCCCCGTCACCCACCACCTCGGACATCAGAGCTAAGCTCCCTTCAGTTTCAGAGCCACACCACACAACCACTGCCAGCGACCAGCCCCGCTCACCCCTGAGTGAGGGATCCAAAAAGCTCCCCCTTGGCTCCGCCAGTAAACCTCAACCGCTGaagacctccagctcctccacgtcAGTGTCCGCCTCCCTCTCCAGTCAAAGCCTGGGaggcttctcctcttccctcactTCCCCCGGCGACCAGAGCTCGCCCACCGCTTTCATCCCCTTAGTCAACACCCGCCGCTCCCTCCGGAAGACCGCGCCCCGCCAGGCGTCCGAGCGAACCCCCAACTCCGCCGTGACTCGCGACATGGTGCTAGAAGGCACGGAGCTGCTCCGCGCAGCCATTTGCCGCAACTCAGAGCAGACTGGTAGCCACAGCGCCGTGCTGGAGGCCGGTAAGAACCTGTCCAAGTACTGCATGAGCTACGTCGACTCCATACAGCAGATGAGGAACAAGTTCGCCTTCCGCGAAGCCATCAACAAGCTGGAGAGCAGCCTCCGGGAGCTGCAGATCTGCCCCACGGCCACAGGGGGCGCCAATGCGCAGCAGGACTTCAGCAAGCTGCTGTCTTCGGTCAAAGAGATCAGCGATATCGTTCAAAGGTAG
- the rab14l gene encoding RAB14, member RAS oncogene family, like, producing MATAPYNYSYIFKYIIIGDMGVGKSCLLHQFTEKKFMADCPHTIGVEFGTRIIEVSGQKIKLQIWDTAGQERFRAVTRSYYRGAAGALMVYDITRRSTYNHLSSWLTDARNLTNPNTVIILIGNKADLEAQRDVTYEEAKQFAEENGLLFLEASAKTGENVEDAFLEAAKKIYQNIQDGSLDLNAAESGVQHKPSAPQGGRLTSEPQPQKEGCGC from the exons aTGGCCACCGCACCGTACAACTACTCCTACATTTTCAAATACATCATAATTG GAGACATGGGGGTCGGGAAGTCGTGTTTGCTTCACCAGTTCACAGAAAAGAAAT tCATGGCAGACTGTCCCCATACGATCGGCGTGGAGTTCGGGACGAGGATAATCGAGGTGAGCGGCCAGAAGATCAAGCTGCAGATCTGGGACACGGCGGGTCAAGAGCGCTTCAGGGCCGTCACCCGCTCTTACTACCGCGGGGCTGCAGGAGCGCTCATGGTCTACGACATCACGAG GAGAAGCACGTACAACCACCTCAGCAGCTGGCTGACCGACGCCAGAAACCTCACCAACCCAAATACT GTGATCATACTGATAGGAAACAAAGCCGACCTGGAGGCCCAGAGAGACGTCACGTACGAGGAGGCCAAGCAGTTTGCCGAGGAGAACG GTTTGTTGTTTCTTGAAGCCAGTGCAAAAAC GGGGGAAAACGTCGAGGACGCTTTCCTGGAAGCCGCCAAGAAGATCTACCAGAACATCCAAGATGGCAGCCTGGACCTGAACGCTGCCGAGTCGGGGGTCCAGCACAAGCCGTCGGCCCCCCAGGGCGGCCGGCTAACCAGCGAACCACAGCCTCAGAAGGAGGGTTGTGGCTGCTAA
- the LOC130516887 gene encoding uncharacterized protein LOC130516887, with protein MTLHTWMVNGLGFILVWTLCLTQADGLQCYGCNIIHGQRYVDVGCSNPEVITCAHSHKGFKHRFCIKTESTTLGIVLTSGCATSRHCQQQELPGVRIHCCDSDMCNSAPSRHAGTLHYISALFSLLLLRML; from the exons ATGACTTTACATACCTGGATGGTGAACGGGCttggatttattttagtttggaCACTTTGCTTGACACAAG CCGACGGGCTTCAGTGCTACGGCTGCAACATAATCCACGGGCAGCGATATGTGGACGTGGGCTGCTCCAACCCCGAGGTTATCACCTGTGCCCACTCGCACAAAGGCTTCAAACACCGCTTCTGCATCAAGACAGAGAGCA CTACCCTGGGCATCGTTCTGACCAGCGGCTGTGCCACCTCCAGGCActgccagcagcaggagctgcccGGGGTCCGCATCCACTGCTGCGACTCGGACATgtgcaacagcgccccctcccGGCACGCAGGCACACTCCACTACATCAGCGCGCTgttcagcctcctgctgctgaggatgTTGTGA
- the ddx54 gene encoding ATP-dependent RNA helicase DDX54: protein MAQRKKKFTKKKKHTAGREMEADSDGDFELVTEVRNDDSPGRKLPRFPASSDYLSDVEPDTREMVRAQNKKKKKSGGFQSMGLSYPVYKGVMRKGYKVPTPIQRKTIPVILDGKDVVAMARTGSGKTAAFLIPMFEKLKAPQAQTGARALILSPTRELALQTMKFTKELGKFTKLKTALILGGDSMDDQFAALHENPDIIIGTPGRLMHVIKEMNLKLHNMEYVVFDEADRLFEMGFAEQLQEIIRRFPDTRQTLLFSATLPKLLVEFARAGLTEPVLIRLDVDSKLSDQIKLSFFHVRVDDKAALLLYLLRNVVKPQEQTVVFAATKHHVEYLKELLTLEGVECAYIYSSLDQTARKINIGKFVHRKAMVLIVTDVAARGIDIPLLDNVINYNFPSKAKLFLHRVGRVGRAGRSGTAYSMICQDEMPFVFDLHLFLGRPVQFATPDHTKDTEGVCGRVPQSILDDESSHLITTHENSLDLQNLHRVSENAYKQYLKSRPNPSTESIRRVKSTDSSSMAVHPLLGVGLEKTELERLQIVDAIKGYKSKSTIFEINSSSKTQASEVMRAKRSKDARLVEKFGKQKDSLAAEAPLRQPVCPSTTDGDETAYAPADDDDDLKEVFSAVVGGKRRGLRGDREDWPKNKKSRQPGKDEEYYIPYRPKDFNSERGLSLSGEGTVFEQQASSAVLDLMGDEGDRLNQHKTIMKWDRKRKRFVRETGKDDQKKKIKTDGGQVIANKKNKKNFYEEWKKKYRIEDAVSDGEAGGGGGRPRAGAGRGRGRGRGGRGLNHQRPAVPQQSPGGRKVRSELKTRDQILKQRKKQQKQNFLQGGGMKKLRTKNRQWLSEIKKSGFGRGSQKKGKMKKRL from the exons ATGGCgcagagaaagaagaaattcacgaagaagaagaaacacaccGCCGGCAGAGAGATGGAGGCGGACTCTGACGGAGACTTTGAGCTGGTCACCGAAGTCAGAAACGATGATTCG CCAGGGAGGAAGCTGCCAAGGTTCCCTGCGTCATCAGACTACCTTTCAGATGTGGAGCCTGACACCAGGGAAATGGTTAGAGCccaaaataagaagaaaaagaagtctGGGGGCTTTCAGTCAATGG GGCTTAGTTATCCTGTGTATAAAGGTGTCATGAGAAAAGGTTACAAAGTTCCTACACCGATCCAAAGAAAG ACAATCCCAGTGATTCTGGATGGCAAAGATGTAGTCGCTATGGCCCGGACTGGCAGCGGGAAGACGGCGGCCTTTCTGATACCCATGTTTGAGAAACTGAAAGCCCCTCAAGCCCAGACTGGAGCAAGGGCTCTCATCCTGTCCCCCACCAGAGAGCTGGCCCTGCAGACGATGAAGTTCACAAAAGAG TTGGGGAAATTTACCAAGCTGAAGACTGCCTTGATCCTTGGTGGTGACAG TATGGATGACCAGTTCGCTGCCCTGCACGAAAATCCTGATAT AATTATTGGTACCCCTGGTCGTCTTATGCATGTCATCAAGGAGATGAACCTCAAGTTGCACAACATGGAGTACGTGGTGTTTGATGAGGCCGACAG GTTATTTGAAATGGGCTTTgctgagcagctccaggagaTAATTCGAAGGTTCCCGGACACAAGACAGACTCTGCTGTTCTCTGCCACGCTGCCTAAACTGCTGGTAGAGTTTGCCAGAGCAG GGCTCACTGAACCAGTTTTGATTCGTTTAGATGTGGATTCAAAACTCAGTGATCAGATAAAG CTTTCATTTTTCCATGTTCGCGTGGACGACAAGGCAGCCTTGCTGCTTTACCTGCTCAGGAATGTAGTGAAGCCTCAAGAGCAGACAGTGGTCTTTGCAGCCACCAAACACCATGTAGAATACCTCAAGGAG ctgctgaCCTTGGAGGGTGTGGAGTGTGCTTACATCTACAGTTCCCTCGATCAGACTGCCAGAAAGATCAATATTGGGAAATTTGTGCATCGGAAGGCCATGGTGCTGATTGTGACTGATGTTGCCGCTCGTGGTATAGACATCCCCCTGCTGGATAATGTTATCAACTACAACTTCCCCTCTAAGGCCAAACTGTTCTTGCACAGAGTTG GCCGTGTGGGACGTGCCGGGCGCAGCGGTACAGCCTACAGCATGATTTGTCAAGATGAGATGCCGTTTGTATTTGATCTTCATCTCTTCCTTGGGAGACCTGTTCAGTTTGCCACACCTGACCACACTAAAG ATACAGAGGGTGTGTGCGGTCGAGTACCTCAGAGTATCCTGGATGATGAAAGCTCTCATCTGATTACGACTCATGAAAACTCTCTGGACCTTCAAAATCTGCACCGGGTTTCTGAAAATGCCTACAAGCAGTACCTCAAGTCCCGGCCAAACCCCTCCACCGAGTCCATCAGACGGGTCAAAAGCACGGATTCGTCCTCTATGGCTGTCCATCCCCTCCTCG GAGTCGGTTTGGAGAAAACAGAACTGGAGCGCCTTCAGATCGTTGACGCAATCAAGGGCTACAAATCTAAATCG ACTATATTTGAGATCAACTCTAGCAGTAAGACGCAGGCGAGCGAGGTGATGCGGGCCAAACGTTCCAAAGATGCGCGACTGGTGGAGAAATTTGGCAAACAGAAAGACAGCCTGGCCGCAGAAGCCCCTCTACGGCAGCCTGTCTGCCCCAGCACCACTGATGGTGATGAGACGGCGTACGCACCCGCagacgatgatgatgacctGAAG GAGGTGTTCTCTGCTGTAGTTGGTGGAAAACGGAGAGGCCTACGGGGAGATCGAGAAGATTGGCCGAAGAACAAGAAAAGCAGACAGCCGGGCAAAGATGAGGAGTATTACATCCCCTACAGACCCAAAGACTTCAACTCTGAGAGAGG GTTAAGTCTCAGTGGAGAGGGAACCGTTTTTGAACAGCAGGCCTCTTCAGCCGTCCTGGACCTGATGGGGGACGAGGGAGACCGACTCAACCAACACAAAACCATAATGAAATG gGACCGTAAGAGGAAGCGTTTTGTCCGAGAGACGGGGAAGGACgaccagaagaagaagatcaaAACTGACGGCGGTCAAGTCATcgcaaacaagaaaaacaagaagaactT CTATGAGGAATGGAAGAAGAAATACAGGATCGAAGATGCTGTGTCAGACGGAgaagcgggaggaggaggggggcggcCACGAGCAG GTGCTGGTCGTGGTCGCGGCCGTGGTCGCGGTGGGCGGGGTCTTAACCATCAGAGGCCTGCCGTCCCGCAGCAGTCGCCAGGCGGCCGCAAAGTCCGCTCGGAGCTCAAAACCAGAGACCAGATTTTGAAGCAGcggaagaagcagcagaagcagaacttCTTGCAGGGCGGCGGCATGAAGAAGCTCCGGACCAAGAACAGACAGTGGCTCTCGGAAATTAAGAAGTCGGGCTTCGGGCGGGGCAGCCAGAAGAAGGGCAAGATGAAGAAGCGGCTCTGA